Proteins encoded by one window of Lathyrus oleraceus cultivar Zhongwan6 chromosome 1, CAAS_Psat_ZW6_1.0, whole genome shotgun sequence:
- the LOC127121245 gene encoding transcription factor TCP2, translated as MIEIPLKQEVLPSKDSTTPSSSSTSQWLKLKDPRIVRVSRAFGTKDRHSKVYTIKGLRDRRVRLSIQTAIHLYDLQDRLGLNQPSKVVDWLLNIAKDEIDELPPLPIPQGNFTLGYPSFASTISNEYVFQNNTSIWKSNSRQGLGEIVTNKEKWIDRSEKEKEKKVESEDCYHTQYILPNNLFSDLVSERTSNMITSNGGNIREISQRNNLLQRANHPSFLELLNPMPLGYQLESSSNHVPHDELSNFEFVNQIKDIDGINVVPFPSSSSLSLSTQQYLPSHVGAMEMDTRQINYNYDQMMNSSSLNATQL; from the coding sequence ATGATTGAAATTCCATTAAAACAAGAAGTTCTTCCATCAAAGGATTCAACTActccatcatcatcatcaacatcacAATGGTTAAAACTAAAGGATCCAAGAATTGTGAGAGTATCAAGAGCCTTTGGAACAAAAGATAGACATAGCAAAGTATACACAATAAAAGGACTAAGAGATAGAAGGGTAAGACTTTCAATTCAAACAGCAATTCATCTTTATGATCTTCAAGATAGATTAGGGTTAAATCAACCTAGCAAAGTTGTTGATTGGTTGCTTAACATAGCTAAGGATGAAATTGATGAACTTCCACCACTTCCAATACCTCAAGGAAATTTCACCCTAGGTTATCCATCTTTTGCTAGTACTATTTCTAATGAATATGTTTTCCAAAACAATACTTCTATTTGGAAATCAAATTCAAGACAAGGGTTAGGAGAAATCGTTACTAACAAAGAAAAATGGATAGATAGAAGCgaaaaagagaaagagaaaaaagtGGAGTCTGAAGATTGTTATCACACACAATATATTTTGCCAAATAACCTCTTTTCAGATTTGGTGTCTGAGCGTACTTCAAATATGATTACTTCTAATGGAGGAAATATAAGAGAAATTTCTCAAAGAAATAATCTCTTACAAAGAGCAAATCACCCTTCTTTCTTAGAATTATTGAATCCTATGCCACTTGGTTACCAATTGGAGTCTTCATCTAATCATGTTCCTCATGATGAGTTATCAAATTTTGAATTTGTTAACCAAATTAAAGATATAGATGGAATTAATGTTGTACCTTttccatcatcatcatcactgtCTTTGTCTACACAACAATATTTACCTTCACATGTTGGTGCAATGGAGATGGATACAAGACAAATCAATTACAACTATGATCAAATGATGAATTCAAGTTCTCTCAATGCAACTCAACTATGA